A region of Crenobacter cavernae DNA encodes the following proteins:
- a CDS encoding PA2779 family protein, whose protein sequence is MKLAKPLATAALVVTLPLAGFTQTAQAAMIGVEQMQQAERSAEGDAARARVFEALSRADVVAELERQGVSPDQARDRVAALSDADARLLAEKVDQAPAGGIIGAILLVFFVLLLTDILGLTKVFPFTRSIR, encoded by the coding sequence ATGAAACTCGCCAAACCGCTGGCCACCGCCGCGCTCGTCGTCACCCTGCCGCTCGCCGGCTTCACCCAGACCGCGCAGGCGGCGATGATCGGCGTCGAACAGATGCAGCAGGCCGAACGCTCCGCCGAAGGCGACGCCGCGCGTGCGCGCGTGTTCGAGGCGCTGTCGCGCGCCGACGTGGTCGCCGAACTCGAACGCCAAGGCGTGTCGCCCGATCAGGCGCGCGACCGCGTCGCCGCGCTGTCGGACGCCGACGCCAGGCTGCTGGCCGAGAAGGTCGACCAGGCGCCGGCCGGCGGCATCATCGGCGCCATCCTGCTGGTGTTCTTCGTGCTGCTGTTGACCGACATCTTGGGTCTCACCAAGGTGTTCCCGTTCACCCGCTCTATCCGCTGA
- a CDS encoding tyrosine-protein phosphatase — MSLPPTILAGQSHFRELARIPVAHGELAAGRLYRSGDLVGLTDADLATLARLDVAQVIDLRSGEEQKTRPNKLPPGANLTAIAFLEGSLTSRDRVARFKTATLDDMKAMMVAVYRSLVRDYVGQWRQFFAALAATPGVTVFHCTAGKDRTGIGAALLLTALGASRDAVFADYLASGAHLATLKAMMADKLAPHGVDLDVIRPVLDVDVDYLSAAFDEIDAGWGGVDAYLDGALGIDRAALAARFVTVPR, encoded by the coding sequence ATGAGCCTCCCCCCAACGATCCTTGCCGGCCAGAGCCACTTTCGCGAGCTGGCCCGCATCCCGGTCGCCCACGGCGAGCTGGCCGCCGGCCGCCTGTACCGCTCCGGCGACCTCGTCGGCCTCACCGACGCCGACCTCGCCACGCTGGCGCGTCTCGACGTCGCGCAGGTGATCGACCTGCGCTCAGGCGAGGAGCAGAAGACCCGTCCTAACAAGCTGCCGCCCGGCGCGAACCTCACGGCGATCGCCTTTCTCGAAGGCTCGCTGACCTCGCGCGATAGGGTCGCGCGCTTCAAGACCGCGACGCTCGACGACATGAAGGCGATGATGGTCGCCGTCTACCGCTCGCTGGTTCGCGACTACGTCGGCCAGTGGCGGCAGTTCTTCGCCGCGCTCGCCGCCACGCCCGGCGTGACGGTATTCCATTGCACCGCCGGCAAGGACCGCACCGGCATCGGCGCGGCGCTCTTGCTGACCGCGCTCGGCGCGTCGCGCGACGCGGTGTTCGCCGACTACCTCGCCTCGGGCGCGCACCTTGCCACGCTGAAGGCGATGATGGCCGACAAGCTCGCACCGCACGGCGTCGACCTGGACGTCATCCGGCCGGTGCTCGACGTCGACGTCGACTACCTGAGCGCCGCCTTCGACGAGATCGACGCCGGCTGGGGCGGCGTCGACGCCTACCTCGACGGCGCACTCGGCATCGACCGCGCGGCGCTCGCCGCCCGCTTCGTGACCGTCCCGCGCTGA
- a CDS encoding TerC family protein: protein MEWLSGMFIGYPVWVWLMFMGLVVALLAFDLGVLHKNQHEIGVKESLKLSAFYIAMGVAFGGWLWWYRGADTGMQYFTGYLIEKSLSMDNVFVISLIFGSLAVPRLYQHRVLFWGILGVIVMRAVMIGLGAALVAEFQWMLAVFGLFLAATGVKMLLADDQPMSLEKNRAYQWLRSHLRLTPTLHEQHFWVRGEKHGLAKGWWATPLLLALIMVESADVVFAVDSIPAIFAITQDPFIVYTSNIFAVLGLRALYFALAAMVHRFHYLKYALSVVLVFIGAKVGLVYLHDNDLVDFHIPTGLSLLVTFSLLLSGVLFSLYKTREDAASHS, encoded by the coding sequence CGTGCTGCACAAGAATCAGCATGAGATCGGCGTGAAAGAGAGCCTCAAGCTGTCCGCCTTCTATATCGCGATGGGCGTCGCCTTTGGCGGCTGGCTGTGGTGGTATCGCGGCGCGGATACCGGCATGCAGTACTTCACCGGCTATCTGATCGAGAAGTCGCTGTCGATGGACAACGTCTTCGTCATCTCGCTGATCTTCGGCAGCCTGGCCGTGCCGCGCCTCTACCAGCACCGCGTGCTGTTCTGGGGCATCCTGGGGGTGATCGTGATGCGGGCCGTCATGATCGGGCTGGGCGCGGCGCTGGTGGCCGAGTTCCAGTGGATGCTCGCCGTGTTCGGCCTGTTCCTGGCGGCGACCGGCGTCAAGATGCTGCTCGCCGACGACCAGCCGATGTCGCTGGAAAAAAACCGCGCCTATCAGTGGTTGCGGAGCCATCTGCGCCTGACGCCGACGCTGCACGAACAGCACTTCTGGGTGCGCGGCGAGAAGCACGGTCTGGCCAAAGGCTGGTGGGCGACCCCGCTCTTGCTGGCCTTGATCATGGTCGAGTCCGCCGACGTCGTGTTCGCGGTGGACAGCATCCCGGCCATTTTCGCCATCACCCAGGACCCGTTCATCGTCTACACCTCGAACATCTTCGCCGTGCTCGGCTTGCGGGCGCTGTACTTCGCGCTGGCGGCGATGGTCCACCGCTTCCACTACCTGAAGTACGCGCTGTCGGTGGTGCTGGTCTTCATCGGCGCCAAGGTCGGCCTCGTCTACCTGCATGACAATGATCTGGTCGACTTCCATATCCCGACCGGGCTGTCGCTGCTCGTGACATTCAGCCTTCTGCTGTCCGGCGTGCTTTTCTCGCTCTACAAGACGCGGGAAGACGCTGCCAGCCATTCCTGA